A section of the Oncorhynchus tshawytscha isolate Ot180627B linkage group LG09, Otsh_v2.0, whole genome shotgun sequence genome encodes:
- the LOC112257523 gene encoding 3'-5' exoribonuclease 1: MSKMEEYKENIQDRGGNVKLSSKPEEDDKSCSRVRVCSNIGEPVPQASPTHEDFSDPVYKDIALANGHINRMNKDELRAKLAELKLDTSGVKDVLKKRLKNYYKKQKLSLTQSVTAGEATDTYYDYICVVDFEATCEQDNPADFTHEIIEFPVVLLNTHTLEIEDTFQEYVRPEVNTQLSEFCVKLTGITQKMVDEADTFPDVLERVVLWLQEKELGTKYKYTLLTDGSWDMSKFMNTQCRLNRLRFPQFAKKWINIKKLYGNFYKVPLTQTKLSCMLEKLGLKYEGRPHSGLDDSRNIAHIAMRMLQDGCQLRINERMHEGQLRAVPSSAPVEGAPPPHTPRSRD; encoded by the exons ATGTCAAAAATGGAGGAATACAAAGAGAATATTCAAGACAGGGGTGGCAATGTGAAATTGTCCTCTAAACCGGAGGAAGATGACAAG TCTTGCAGCAGAGTCAGAGTTTGTAGTAACATCGGTGAACCCGTCCCTCAAGCATCTCCTACTCACGAGGACTTCAGTGATCCTGTTTACAAAGACATTGCTCTTGCAAATGGACATATCAACCGCATGAACAAGGATGAGCTTCGTGCCAAACTGGCAGAATTGAAGCTTGACACAAG tggtgtgaaGGATGTGCTGAAGAAGCGGTTGAAGAACTACTACAAGAAACAGAAGCTGTCGCTGACGCAGTCTGTAACAGCGGGTGAAGCCACGGATACCTACTACGACTACATCTGCGTGGTGGACTTTGAAGCAACGTGTGAACAGGACAACCCCGCTGACTTCACTCATGAAATCATTGAGTTCCCAGTGGTTCTGCTCAACACGCACACTTTAGAGATT GAAGACACCTTTCAGGAATATGTCAGACCAGAAGTCAACACACAGCTGTCAGAGTTCTGTGTAAAGTTGACAGGAATAACACAG AAAATGGTGGATGAAGCTGACACGTTCCCTGATGTCCTTGAGCGGGTTGTGCTTTGGCTTCAGGAGAAAGAGCTTGGCACAAAATACAAATACACTCTTCTTACAGACGG ATCTTGGGACATGAGCAAGTTCATGAACACCCAGTGCCGTTTAAATCGTCTCAGATTTCCACAGTTTGCAAAGAAGTGGATCAACATCAAAAAATTATACGGGAACTTCTATAag GTCCCTCTCACCCAGACCAAGCTGAGTTGCATGCTTGAGAAGCTGGGACTAAAATACGAGGGCCGCCCTCACTCTGGCCTGGATGACTCACGCAATATCGCCCACATTGCAATGCGCATGCTGCAAGACGGCTGCCAACTGCGCATCAACGAGCGCATGCACGAAGGACAGCTGCGGGCTGTGCCCAGCTCTGCCCCTGTGGAAGGAGCCCCACCCCCACATACCCCCCGCAGCAGAGACTAG
- the LOC112257524 gene encoding protein phosphatase 1 regulatory subunit 3B isoform X2: protein MPLYLANDDFCYRTPKSLKPLRPCLNPCLRFKSSAPPKQIKSEGAIHEENGKPKRRVSFADHNGLALTKVKVYSLFDNNIDIPLNITDLFSSALKLTDEDRLVLDFTQPSSDYLLFRQRLETELVCLENCMLKKRALAGTVKVKNLSFEKSLKVRLTFDTWKSYTDLECHYVKDTYTGSDRDTFSFEVSLPAALIPHEKVEFAICYEVNGQTYWDSNQGQNYRIIRSALKSDGQGSFSSTQQMHSFDLGIHFDHYGSPRCSHGICPEWPRYSGYEEIQPYY, encoded by the coding sequence ATGCCGCTCTACCTGGCGAACGATGACTTCTGCTACAGGACCCCAAAATCACTGAAACCACTACGACCCTGTCTGAACCCTTGCCTGAGGTTCAAATCGTCTGCTCCTCCTAAGCAGATTAAATCAGAGGGCGCTATTCATGAGGAGAATGGGAAACCCAAAAGGCGAGTGTCCTTTGCTGACCACAATGGCCTGGCCCTCACCAAGGTGAAGGTTTATTCCCTGTTCGACAATAACATTGACATTCCACTCAACATCACAGATCTGTTCAGCTCTGCGCTCAAATTAACAGATGAGGACAGACTGGTGCTGGATTTCACCCAGCCCTCTTCTGACTACCTGCTCTTCCGCCAGCGTTTGGAGACCGAGCTTGTCTGCTTGGAAAACTGCATGTTGAAAAAGAGGGCACTGGCTGGAACTGTGAAGGTAAAAAACCTGTCCTTCGAGAAGTCTCTAAAGGTGCGTTTGACCTTTGACACCTGGAAAAGCTACACCGACTTGGAGTGCCATTATGTCAAGGACACATACACGGGCTCGGACCGTGATACCTTCTCCTTCGAGGTTTCCCTTCCAGCTGCACTGATACCACACGAGAAGGTAGAGTTTGCCATCTGCTATGAAGTCAATGGCCAGACATACTGGGACAGCAACCAGGGCCAGAACTACAGGATTATCCGGTCTGCTCTGAAGAGTGATGGCCAGGGTAGCTTCAGCAGTACCCAGCAGATGCACTCTTTTGATTTGGGAATTCACTTCGATCACTACGGTAGTCCCAGGTGCTCCCATGGGATCTGCCCAGAGTGGCCAAGATATTCAGGATATGAGGAGATTCAACCTTACTACTGA
- the LOC112257524 gene encoding protein phosphatase 1 regulatory subunit 3B isoform X1 produces MWAFEVKSLTGAPEQTGQRVKESAVSQGLGPFVVYLAFFLKSTRLIEFAMPLYLANDDFCYRTPKSLKPLRPCLNPCLRFKSSAPPKQIKSEGAIHEENGKPKRRVSFADHNGLALTKVKVYSLFDNNIDIPLNITDLFSSALKLTDEDRLVLDFTQPSSDYLLFRQRLETELVCLENCMLKKRALAGTVKVKNLSFEKSLKVRLTFDTWKSYTDLECHYVKDTYTGSDRDTFSFEVSLPAALIPHEKVEFAICYEVNGQTYWDSNQGQNYRIIRSALKSDGQGSFSSTQQMHSFDLGIHFDHYGSPRCSHGICPEWPRYSGYEEIQPYY; encoded by the exons ATGTGGGCATTTGAGGTGAAATCTCTCACAGGTGCCCCAGAGCAGACAGGACAACGGGTAAAGGAGAGTGCTGTGAGTCAAGGACTGGGACCTTTTGTGG TTTATTTGGCCTTTTTCCTCAAGTCCACCAGGCTGATTGAATTTGCCATGCCGCTCTACCTGGCGAACGATGACTTCTGCTACAGGACCCCAAAATCACTGAAACCACTACGACCCTGTCTGAACCCTTGCCTGAGGTTCAAATCGTCTGCTCCTCCTAAGCAGATTAAATCAGAGGGCGCTATTCATGAGGAGAATGGGAAACCCAAAAGGCGAGTGTCCTTTGCTGACCACAATGGCCTGGCCCTCACCAAGGTGAAGGTTTATTCCCTGTTCGACAATAACATTGACATTCCACTCAACATCACAGATCTGTTCAGCTCTGCGCTCAAATTAACAGATGAGGACAGACTGGTGCTGGATTTCACCCAGCCCTCTTCTGACTACCTGCTCTTCCGCCAGCGTTTGGAGACCGAGCTTGTCTGCTTGGAAAACTGCATGTTGAAAAAGAGGGCACTGGCTGGAACTGTGAAGGTAAAAAACCTGTCCTTCGAGAAGTCTCTAAAGGTGCGTTTGACCTTTGACACCTGGAAAAGCTACACCGACTTGGAGTGCCATTATGTCAAGGACACATACACGGGCTCGGACCGTGATACCTTCTCCTTCGAGGTTTCCCTTCCAGCTGCACTGATACCACACGAGAAGGTAGAGTTTGCCATCTGCTATGAAGTCAATGGCCAGACATACTGGGACAGCAACCAGGGCCAGAACTACAGGATTATCCGGTCTGCTCTGAAGAGTGATGGCCAGGGTAGCTTCAGCAGTACCCAGCAGATGCACTCTTTTGATTTGGGAATTCACTTCGATCACTACGGTAGTCCCAGGTGCTCCCATGGGATCTGCCCAGAGTGGCCAAGATATTCAGGATATGAGGAGATTCAACCTTACTACTGA